A single window of Nocardia sp. NBC_01327 DNA harbors:
- a CDS encoding SDR family oxidoreductase yields MSSSNTVLITGTSSGIGLATAVASAKAGWQTIATMRDVGRAGALLDAANEAGVAGLIRVEALDVTDPGSISACVQQVVADYGRLDAVINNAGAGYVGTIEQTGLEPVRNVMEVNYFGVVEVTHAAMPHLRASGGRLITVTSVGGVIGQPFNEAYCAAKFAVEGFMESLAPVAATVGVHVTVVEPGAVASEFVASQQIDIAGLLAAAGPYAPALKSYIERTQGAFRNAQTSEGAAASIIEALTAEEPPFRVQTSSWARGFSSTKLADLDGSAVQMVTASWVAQPVH; encoded by the coding sequence ATGAGCTCCTCGAACACCGTTCTGATCACCGGCACCTCCTCCGGCATCGGCCTGGCCACCGCGGTGGCCTCGGCGAAGGCGGGCTGGCAGACCATTGCCACCATGCGAGATGTCGGCAGAGCGGGCGCGCTGCTGGACGCCGCGAACGAGGCGGGCGTCGCCGGGCTCATCCGCGTGGAGGCCCTGGACGTCACCGATCCCGGCTCGATCTCCGCCTGCGTGCAGCAGGTCGTCGCCGACTACGGCCGGCTCGATGCCGTGATCAATAACGCGGGCGCGGGATACGTCGGCACCATCGAGCAGACCGGGCTGGAGCCGGTGCGAAATGTCATGGAGGTCAACTACTTCGGCGTTGTCGAGGTCACCCATGCCGCCATGCCGCATCTGCGCGCCTCGGGCGGGCGGCTCATTACCGTCACCAGCGTCGGCGGCGTCATCGGCCAGCCCTTCAATGAGGCGTACTGTGCGGCCAAATTCGCGGTCGAGGGCTTCATGGAGTCGCTCGCACCGGTCGCCGCCACCGTCGGCGTGCACGTCACGGTGGTCGAACCCGGTGCGGTGGCAAGCGAATTCGTGGCCAGCCAGCAGATCGACATCGCCGGACTGCTCGCCGCCGCCGGACCCTACGCCCCCGCCCTGAAGTCCTATATCGAACGCACCCAGGGCGCGTTCCGCAATGCCCAGACCTCCGAGGGCGCGGCGGCCTCGATCATCGAGGCGCTCACGGCGGAGGAGCCGCCCTTCCGGGTCCAGACCTCCTCCTGGGCACGCGGATTCAGCTCCACCAAGCTCGCCGACCTGGACGGTTCCGCAGTCCAGATGGTCACCGCGAGCTGGGTAGCCCAACCCGTCCACTGA
- the nusB gene encoding transcription antitermination factor NusB, producing the protein MANQPQDKKSASFKKLGARHKARRRAVDLLFEAEARDIDPAELLSERVSLSVRDDSVAPVNPYTRVLVEGVADDLDRVDGTIESYLQDWALSRLPAVDRAILRVAVWELFHANDVPPVVAVDEAVELAKELSTDDSPSFINGVLGQVVQVAPQVRAAAAATRATPRTDDEQN; encoded by the coding sequence GTGGCCAATCAGCCCCAGGACAAGAAGTCCGCGAGTTTCAAGAAGCTGGGTGCGCGACACAAGGCGCGCCGACGTGCGGTCGATCTGCTCTTCGAGGCAGAAGCCCGTGACATCGACCCTGCGGAACTGCTGTCCGAACGCGTCTCGCTCTCCGTGCGGGACGATTCGGTGGCCCCGGTGAACCCCTACACCCGCGTGCTGGTCGAAGGCGTCGCCGACGATCTGGACCGGGTGGACGGCACCATCGAGTCCTATCTGCAGGATTGGGCCCTGTCCCGGCTGCCCGCCGTGGATCGTGCCATCCTGCGGGTCGCGGTGTGGGAGTTGTTCCACGCCAATGACGTTCCGCCCGTGGTGGCGGTGGATGAAGCGGTGGAGCTGGCCAAGGAGCTCTCCACCGACGATTCGCCCTCGTTCATCAATGGTGTGCTCGGTCAGGTGGTGCAGGTCGCGCCGCAGGTCCGGGCCGCGGCGGCCGCCACCCGCGCCACGCCGCGCACCGACGACGAACAGAATTAA
- a CDS encoding quinone oxidoreductase family protein, translated as MQAILLTATGGPDVLVPSEVPAPRPQPGEVLVRSEAIPVLYPEAMLRSGAFPIPLEKPFVFGTQAVGVVVEVGSGADAGLIGQRVLVAGNAFGTYAEFVSAPAESAVRIPDAVSSVDAAALSMSGSVAIPLLETAKLTGTETVLIEAAATGIGGYLTQLAKEYGAARVIATAGGPEKAEQARKFGADVVIDHLDPQWPQHLRETLGGATIDVVFDSIGGESALALLDLMTPLRGRMLSYGFLSGTPAQVTSMDLIMRGLTLVGCSGPDWLAWVAGSRAAALDRAADGSLTPLVDRVLPLAQAAHAHRLLEDRAAKGTIVLRPGR; from the coding sequence ATGCAGGCAATCCTATTGACCGCGACCGGTGGACCCGACGTCCTGGTGCCGAGTGAGGTGCCCGCGCCGCGTCCGCAGCCGGGTGAGGTACTCGTGCGCAGCGAGGCGATTCCGGTGCTGTACCCGGAGGCCATGCTGCGCTCGGGGGCGTTTCCGATCCCGCTGGAGAAGCCGTTCGTTTTCGGCACGCAGGCGGTCGGCGTGGTCGTCGAGGTGGGCTCGGGGGCGGATGCGGGATTGATCGGGCAGCGGGTCCTGGTGGCCGGCAACGCCTTCGGCACCTATGCCGAATTCGTCAGCGCACCTGCGGAATCCGCGGTCCGGATTCCGGACGCCGTATCGTCCGTCGATGCCGCCGCGCTCTCCATGAGCGGATCGGTGGCCATTCCGCTACTGGAGACCGCCAAGCTGACCGGTACCGAGACCGTCCTTATCGAGGCGGCCGCAACGGGAATCGGCGGCTATCTCACGCAGCTGGCCAAGGAATACGGCGCGGCCCGGGTCATCGCCACCGCGGGTGGCCCGGAGAAGGCCGAGCAGGCCCGGAAATTCGGCGCCGACGTGGTGATCGACCACCTCGATCCGCAGTGGCCGCAGCACCTGCGCGAAACTCTCGGCGGCGCAACGATCGACGTCGTCTTCGACTCCATCGGCGGCGAATCCGCGCTCGCCCTGCTGGATCTCATGACCCCGCTGCGCGGCCGGATGCTCAGCTACGGCTTCCTCTCCGGCACACCGGCACAGGTGACGTCCATGGATCTGATCATGCGCGGACTCACGCTGGTCGGCTGCTCGGGGCCGGATTGGCTGGCCTGGGTCGCGGGATCGCGCGCTGCCGCACTGGACCGCGCCGCCGACGGCTCGCTCACCCCGCTGGTCGATCGGGTACTCCCCCTCGCTCAGGCGGCCCATGCGCATCGACTTCTGGAAGACCGGGCAGCCAAGGGCACCATCGTGCTGCGCCCCGGTCGATAG
- a CDS encoding MerR family transcriptional regulator, producing MLTIGRLAATAGVTVRTVRHYHHVGLLPEPERDASGYRSYSAQAAVDLIRIRTLADAGVPLARIDTLLHAQPPEFAAAITDIDAALRRKIDQLNEYRSRITELASGERLVLPAEVVDILDRMRGFGVSEQRVRLERDSWILLQALDPGSMPQRIRDKNAGFDDPETIRLYLACDESVDWDPQDPRLDRLIDDMDAWEIKYERDGGGPGNRLISARISEASPAWQRLLEALAHRAERRRTADTPAHPSALTHDS from the coding sequence GTGCTCACGATCGGCCGGCTGGCGGCGACCGCCGGCGTGACCGTGCGCACTGTCCGCCACTACCACCACGTCGGTCTGCTGCCCGAGCCCGAGCGCGATGCCTCCGGGTACCGCAGCTACAGCGCGCAGGCGGCGGTGGATCTCATCCGGATCAGGACTCTCGCCGATGCCGGAGTGCCGCTGGCCCGCATCGATACGCTGCTGCATGCGCAGCCGCCCGAGTTCGCCGCGGCGATCACCGATATCGACGCGGCGCTGCGGCGAAAGATCGACCAGCTCAACGAATATCGGAGTCGCATCACCGAATTGGCAAGTGGTGAAAGGCTTGTCCTGCCCGCCGAGGTGGTCGACATCCTGGACCGGATGCGCGGTTTCGGGGTCAGCGAACAGCGGGTACGGCTCGAGCGCGACTCATGGATTCTGCTGCAGGCGTTGGACCCTGGCTCCATGCCGCAGCGGATCCGGGACAAGAACGCCGGCTTCGACGACCCGGAGACGATTCGCCTGTATCTTGCCTGTGACGAATCGGTCGACTGGGATCCGCAGGACCCACGCCTGGACCGGCTCATCGACGATATGGACGCCTGGGAGATCAAGTACGAACGAGACGGCGGCGGCCCGGGCAACCGGCTGATCTCCGCCCGCATCTCCGAGGCCTCACCGGCATGGCAACGCCTCCTCGAGGCCCTCGCCCACCGCGCCGAACGTCGCCGAACCGCAGATACCCCAGCCCACCCCTCCGCGCTCACGCACGACAGCTGA
- a CDS encoding NUDIX domain-containing protein: MEQQSAVSIDVIALRYGRDDATVTVGIAPREWEPFAGALALPGVLLHRGERLEAAARRAVHTKLGVPEQAILAVGQLATFDEPNRDPRGPTLSIAMWSVIADHNADAAEWLPFERIPALAFDHNRIVDTAREIFAEMLWKHLEFTRPLVGEQFPATRAVELTAALEGSRPDPGNLNRTLAALPGLTRTGERVRVKATGRPAAVWAFTPQ; this comes from the coding sequence GTGGAGCAACAATCCGCAGTATCCATCGATGTGATCGCCCTGCGCTACGGCCGCGACGACGCGACCGTCACCGTGGGCATCGCACCCCGCGAGTGGGAGCCGTTCGCCGGCGCGCTCGCCCTGCCCGGCGTCCTGCTCCACCGTGGCGAACGGCTCGAGGCCGCCGCCCGCCGGGCCGTGCACACCAAACTCGGTGTCCCCGAACAGGCCATCCTGGCCGTGGGTCAGCTCGCCACCTTCGACGAGCCCAATCGCGATCCACGCGGGCCGACGCTGTCCATCGCCATGTGGTCCGTCATCGCCGACCACAACGCCGACGCCGCCGAATGGCTTCCGTTCGAACGCATTCCGGCCCTGGCCTTCGATCACAACCGGATCGTCGACACCGCACGCGAGATCTTCGCCGAAATGCTCTGGAAGCACCTCGAATTCACGCGCCCGCTGGTGGGCGAGCAGTTTCCGGCCACCCGCGCGGTCGAACTCACCGCCGCGCTCGAAGGCTCCCGCCCCGACCCCGGCAACCTCAACCGCACCCTCGCAGCCCTTCCCGGCTTGACCCGCACCGGCGAGCGCGTGCGCGTGAAAGCAACCGGCCGCCCGGCCGCCGTCTGGGCCTTCACACCGCAGTAG
- a CDS encoding M24 family metallopeptidase translates to MSADHDPGGRPNYAARRANLRNLLVENRVDALLVTDLINIRYLTGFTGSNAALLVDSWDSSEDRTVICTDGRYITQVGEQVPDLRAEINRASARRVVEIAGEWQTGRVGFESHVLTVEQHRGFEGLVTGLELVAVSGLVEQLRMVKDAHEVALLTAACAAADTALATLLERGGLRPGRTERQVARELEWLMFEHGADAIAFETIVAAGPNSAVPHHRPTEAVLATGDFVKLDFGAMLGGYHSDMTRTFVLGQPSDWQREIYDLVNTAQRAGREALAPGVSTRAVDAAARSVIEAAGYGELFVHGLGHGVGLQIHEAPGIAKTGTGTLLDGVAVTVEPGVYFPGRGGVRIEDTLVVRQGGPELLTRTSKDLTVVE, encoded by the coding sequence ATGTCTGCTGACCACGATCCGGGCGGGCGCCCCAATTACGCGGCGCGCCGGGCCAACCTGCGGAACCTGCTCGTCGAGAACCGCGTCGACGCGCTATTGGTCACGGACCTGATCAATATCCGCTATCTGACCGGTTTCACCGGATCGAATGCCGCACTGCTGGTGGACTCCTGGGACAGCTCCGAGGACCGCACCGTCATCTGCACCGACGGCCGCTACATCACTCAGGTCGGCGAGCAGGTCCCCGATCTGCGGGCCGAGATCAACCGGGCCAGCGCCCGCCGCGTGGTGGAGATCGCGGGGGAGTGGCAGACCGGCAGAGTCGGTTTCGAGAGCCATGTGCTCACCGTCGAACAGCATCGCGGTTTCGAGGGCCTGGTCACCGGCCTCGAGCTGGTCGCGGTCTCGGGCCTGGTGGAGCAGCTGCGCATGGTGAAGGACGCGCACGAGGTCGCCCTGCTCACCGCCGCCTGCGCCGCCGCGGACACCGCCCTCGCCACCCTGCTCGAGCGCGGTGGCCTGCGCCCCGGTCGCACCGAGCGGCAGGTCGCCCGCGAGCTGGAGTGGCTGATGTTCGAGCACGGCGCCGATGCCATCGCCTTCGAGACGATTGTGGCCGCCGGCCCGAATTCGGCCGTCCCGCACCATCGTCCGACCGAGGCGGTGCTGGCCACGGGTGATTTCGTGAAGCTGGACTTCGGCGCGATGCTCGGCGGCTACCACTCGGATATGACGCGCACCTTCGTCCTGGGTCAGCCCTCGGACTGGCAGCGCGAGATCTACGACCTGGTCAATACGGCGCAGCGGGCGGGACGCGAGGCACTGGCCCCGGGTGTGTCGACCCGCGCGGTGGACGCCGCCGCCCGCTCGGTCATCGAGGCGGCGGGCTACGGCGAGCTGTTCGTCCACGGCCTCGGACACGGTGTCGGCCTGCAGATCCATGAAGCGCCCGGAATCGCCAAAACGGGCACGGGTACACTTCTCGATGGCGTGGCGGTGACCGTCGAGCCAGGTGTGTATTTCCCCGGCCGCGGCGGAGTCCGGATCGAGGATACGCTCGTGGTTCGCCAAGGGGGCCCGGAGCTGCTCACCCGCACCAGCAAAGACCTGACCGTCGTCGAATGA
- the aroC gene encoding chorismate synthase: protein MLRWITAGESHGPALVTILEGMVAGVEVSSADVGAQLARRRLGYGRGARMKFEADVVTLVGGVRHGRTMGGPVAIEVANSEWPKWTQVMSADPVDEAELAELARNAPLTRPRPGHADYSGMLKYGFDDARNVLERASARETAARVAAGTVAKNFLRQALGVEVISHVVSIGTAADTTGFVPTAADLDAIDESPVRAFDKDAEAAMIVEIEAAKKDGDTLGGVVEVVIEGLPVGLGSFTSGEARLDSRLAGALMGIQAIKGVEVGDGFETARRRGSQAHDEMKPGPDGVLRSTNRAGGLEGGMTNGEPLRVRAAMKPISTVPRALSTVDMSTGDEAVAIHQRSDVCAVPAAGVVAEAMVALVVAQAVLEKFGGDSLPETVDNINGYLKRINARPHVPSGNAPQ, encoded by the coding sequence GTGTTGCGCTGGATAACTGCCGGAGAATCCCATGGCCCTGCTCTCGTCACCATCCTCGAGGGGATGGTGGCCGGTGTCGAGGTGAGCTCTGCCGATGTCGGTGCACAGCTGGCCCGACGGCGGCTGGGCTACGGCCGTGGCGCTCGGATGAAGTTCGAGGCCGATGTGGTCACCCTGGTCGGCGGCGTGCGCCACGGCCGCACCATGGGCGGGCCGGTCGCCATCGAGGTCGCCAATTCCGAATGGCCCAAGTGGACCCAGGTCATGTCCGCCGATCCGGTGGACGAGGCCGAGCTCGCCGAGCTGGCGCGCAATGCGCCGCTCACCCGGCCCCGGCCCGGGCACGCCGATTACTCGGGCATGCTCAAGTACGGCTTCGACGACGCCCGCAATGTGCTCGAGCGCGCCAGCGCCCGCGAGACCGCCGCGCGCGTCGCGGCCGGGACCGTGGCCAAGAACTTCCTGCGACAGGCGCTCGGGGTCGAGGTGATCTCGCACGTGGTGTCCATCGGCACCGCGGCCGATACCACCGGCTTCGTGCCGACCGCCGCGGATCTGGACGCCATCGACGAGAGCCCGGTGCGTGCTTTCGACAAGGACGCCGAAGCCGCCATGATCGTCGAGATCGAGGCCGCCAAGAAGGACGGCGACACGCTCGGCGGTGTGGTCGAGGTCGTGATCGAGGGGCTGCCCGTCGGACTGGGTTCGTTCACCAGCGGTGAGGCGCGGCTGGATTCGCGACTCGCGGGCGCGCTCATGGGAATTCAGGCCATCAAGGGTGTCGAGGTGGGTGACGGTTTCGAGACCGCGCGCCGCCGCGGCAGCCAGGCCCACGACGAGATGAAGCCCGGCCCCGACGGTGTGCTGCGCTCCACCAATCGCGCGGGCGGGCTCGAGGGCGGTATGACCAACGGCGAGCCGCTGCGAGTGCGCGCCGCCATGAAGCCCATCTCCACCGTGCCGCGCGCACTGTCGACGGTCGATATGTCCACCGGTGACGAGGCTGTCGCCATTCACCAGCGCTCCGATGTGTGCGCGGTGCCCGCGGCCGGTGTGGTCGCCGAGGCCATGGTCGCCCTGGTCGTGGCGCAGGCGGTGCTGGAGAAGTTCGGTGGCGACTCGCTGCCGGAAACCGTCGACAACATCAACGGCTACTTGAAGCGAATCAACGCGCGCCCGCACGTACCCTCGGGCAACGCGCCACAGTGA
- a CDS encoding A24 family peptidase, with product MRLLPLLVLAAWCAALSCVDLRMRRLPNSLTLPGAVAVLCYGSAIGRPAAAVLGALLLAVPYLLVHLCAPAALGAGDVKLALGLGAATALGGAHAWVWAALAAPAITALAGVGTLLTQAVEPGDSAGPDPPIGTLAHGPAMCAASVLALLATP from the coding sequence ATGCGATTGCTGCCACTGCTCGTCCTCGCCGCCTGGTGCGCGGCGCTCAGCTGTGTCGATCTGCGCATGCGGCGACTGCCGAATTCGCTGACGCTGCCCGGTGCGGTCGCGGTGCTCTGCTACGGCTCGGCTATCGGTCGTCCGGCGGCCGCCGTGCTCGGTGCGCTTCTGCTCGCCGTGCCCTATCTACTCGTACATCTGTGTGCCCCGGCCGCACTCGGGGCCGGTGATGTGAAACTCGCACTCGGGCTCGGCGCCGCGACCGCACTGGGCGGTGCGCACGCCTGGGTGTGGGCGGCGCTGGCCGCACCCGCGATCACCGCGCTGGCCGGGGTCGGCACGCTGCTCACACAGGCGGTGGAACCCGGGGATTCGGCGGGACCGGACCCGCCGATCGGTACCCTCGCGCACGGTCCCGCCATGTGCGCCGCCAGTGTGCTTGCGCTCCTTGCCACGCCGTGA
- a CDS encoding adenylosuccinate synthetase, with the protein MFGDRHLIVVDLGFGDAGKGATVDWLCAPETGLDVSAVVRFNGGAQAAHNVVAGGRHHTFRQFGSGTFSRVPTLLSRHMLVEPIALAAEARALALLGIADPLALMSVDERALLTTPIHGAANRCGEDARGASRHGSCGIGIGETASYALEHDAPRVGDCRRPEVLRRKLIALQEHYRPLLAGSGHRYDSIDDLVDVYTEFARAVAILPGDQLAVFAESGRLVFEGAQGALLDEWRGLHPYTTWSTVEPRHARAMLARIDAPGYVLGITRSYFTRHGAGPFPTEDAELRIPERHNGTGAYQGEFRTGHLDPILLRYAVDACGGIDGLVVNHMDAVGDIRTATGYLTTDGYADRLDCGTWQDLDHQQRLTDLLNDATPVLADLPADVPGYLEAELGVPVALTAHGPDRADRRARSVQLTRPARADHTIAPPTTA; encoded by the coding sequence ATGTTCGGTGATCGCCACCTGATCGTGGTGGACCTCGGGTTCGGCGACGCCGGCAAGGGGGCCACCGTGGACTGGCTCTGCGCACCGGAGACGGGACTGGACGTGTCCGCCGTGGTGCGGTTCAACGGCGGTGCGCAGGCGGCCCACAATGTGGTCGCCGGCGGACGCCACCACACCTTCCGGCAGTTCGGGTCCGGCACTTTTTCCCGGGTGCCGACCCTGCTGTCCCGGCACATGCTCGTGGAGCCCATCGCGCTGGCCGCCGAGGCCCGCGCGCTGGCACTGCTCGGCATCGCCGATCCGCTCGCGCTGATGTCCGTGGACGAGCGGGCGCTGCTCACCACCCCGATCCACGGGGCCGCCAACCGTTGCGGGGAGGATGCGCGGGGTGCGTCCCGGCACGGTTCGTGCGGTATCGGCATCGGGGAGACGGCGAGTTACGCGCTCGAGCACGACGCCCCGCGGGTGGGCGATTGCCGGCGGCCGGAAGTGCTGCGGCGCAAGCTGATCGCGCTTCAGGAGCACTATCGGCCGCTCCTGGCGGGCAGTGGGCACCGGTACGACTCGATCGATGATCTCGTCGATGTGTACACCGAATTCGCTCGGGCCGTGGCGATTCTGCCCGGCGATCAGCTGGCCGTCTTCGCCGAGAGCGGGCGGCTGGTGTTCGAGGGCGCGCAGGGGGCGCTGCTCGACGAATGGCGGGGGCTGCACCCGTACACCACCTGGTCGACGGTGGAACCTCGTCATGCGCGCGCCATGCTCGCCCGGATCGATGCGCCCGGATATGTCCTGGGCATCACCCGCAGCTACTTCACCCGGCACGGGGCGGGACCGTTCCCGACCGAGGATGCGGAGCTGCGGATTCCCGAGCGGCACAATGGGACCGGCGCCTACCAGGGTGAATTCCGCACCGGGCACCTCGATCCGATCCTGCTGCGCTACGCGGTCGATGCCTGCGGGGGCATCGACGGTCTGGTCGTCAACCATATGGACGCGGTCGGCGATATCCGCACCGCCACCGGATATCTCACCACCGACGGCTATGCCGACCGGCTCGACTGCGGCACCTGGCAGGACCTCGACCACCAGCAGCGGCTGACGGACCTGCTGAACGACGCGACACCGGTGCTCGCGGACCTGCCCGCCGACGTGCCCGGCTACCTCGAAGCCGAACTCGGGGTGCCCGTGGCGCTGACCGCACACGGCCCCGATCGCGCCGACCGCCGCGCCCGATCCGTGCAGCTCACCCGGCCCGCGCGGGCCGATCACACGATCGCTCCCCCCACTACGGCATGA
- a CDS encoding alpha/beta fold hydrolase: MTNNSTSFERLAPPIGGFQEIDGRRIFVHRSGSGGPAVVFLPGASAVGLDYFGVQQQVSRFTTAVVYDRGGSGYSDPFPLPRTAAAVATELHDLLRAENIPAPYVLAAHSLGGFFAHRFAQLYPQDVAGLVWLDALHRDWDDFMPPAASLAATEQMAPDPDGALEEIRPAQLEMYGELYADYPEHVRRALMDACLSDDWMRAGLAERRGLTALATELRAGPDIPDVPMVALSVVGGGPAQTLAAMHDGRTRMDAALVNAVSHGEQRILSDTFHHRLCFDRPDAVVQAIRDVVDRVARP; this comes from the coding sequence ATGACGAACAACAGCACTTCTTTTGAGCGGCTTGCGCCGCCGATCGGAGGATTTCAGGAGATCGACGGCCGGCGGATTTTTGTGCACCGGTCGGGTAGTGGGGGACCGGCGGTGGTGTTCCTGCCAGGTGCGAGCGCGGTGGGGTTGGATTATTTCGGTGTCCAGCAGCAGGTTTCACGGTTCACCACCGCCGTGGTGTACGACCGCGGCGGCTCGGGTTACAGCGATCCGTTCCCACTGCCGCGCACCGCTGCTGCGGTAGCTACGGAACTGCACGATTTGCTGCGCGCCGAGAACATCCCTGCCCCATACGTTCTCGCGGCACACTCGCTCGGTGGGTTCTTCGCGCACCGGTTCGCGCAGCTGTACCCGCAGGATGTCGCGGGCCTGGTCTGGCTCGACGCCCTGCATCGTGATTGGGACGACTTCATGCCGCCCGCAGCGAGTCTGGCGGCGACCGAGCAGATGGCGCCTGATCCGGACGGAGCGCTCGAGGAGATACGCCCGGCTCAGCTCGAGATGTACGGCGAGCTGTACGCGGACTATCCGGAGCACGTGCGGCGAGCACTGATGGATGCCTGCCTGAGTGATGACTGGATGCGCGCCGGCCTTGCCGAGCGCCGTGGATTGACCGCACTCGCCACCGAACTGCGCGCCGGACCCGACATTCCTGACGTGCCCATGGTCGCGCTCTCCGTGGTGGGCGGCGGCCCTGCCCAGACGTTGGCCGCCATGCACGACGGCAGGACGAGAATGGATGCGGCTCTGGTGAACGCTGTTTCGCACGGGGAGCAGCGCATTCTCTCCGATACCTTCCACCACCGGCTCTGTTTCGACCGCCCCGATGCGGTGGTCCAGGCGATCCGCGACGTCGTGGACCGGGTGGCGCGCCCCTAG
- a CDS encoding YciI family protein, whose amino-acid sequence MRKYLVLAMRTPRFDPAVAQPHRDWLDAIRSRGHLVETGKFTDNSGGAYVILAENLDAARDLVFTDPIHTSGASELTVYEWEITG is encoded by the coding sequence GTGCGCAAGTACTTGGTGCTGGCAATGCGCACCCCGCGCTTCGATCCGGCTGTGGCACAGCCCCATCGGGACTGGCTCGACGCCATCCGCTCGCGCGGGCACCTGGTCGAGACGGGCAAGTTCACCGATAACAGCGGTGGCGCCTATGTCATTCTCGCCGAAAACCTCGATGCCGCCCGGGATCTGGTCTTCACCGATCCCATTCACACCAGCGGCGCCTCGGAACTCACCGTGTACGAGTGGGAAATCACCGGCTGA
- a CDS encoding TetR/AcrR family transcriptional regulator, with protein MPAEQPRERADAARNRRAILAATRTLLADHGADAITMDKVAAAAGVGKGTIFHRFGSRSGLLYALVAEPAEALMAAISEDPPPLGPGAPAGDRLLAFFDAMTVMMADNVELMAAYTGASMPPHPRTAEFHGTWDRHITTLLHEARPDLDAEAAGRLLFSAVGSDVARAMARAGETDRLRSAIRTLVESVLRQPD; from the coding sequence ATGCCTGCTGAGCAGCCCCGGGAACGCGCCGACGCCGCCCGCAATCGCCGTGCGATCCTGGCCGCCACCCGCACGCTGCTGGCCGACCACGGCGCCGACGCCATCACCATGGACAAGGTCGCCGCCGCGGCCGGGGTCGGCAAGGGCACCATCTTCCACCGCTTCGGCAGTCGCTCAGGCCTGCTCTACGCCCTGGTTGCCGAGCCCGCCGAAGCCCTGATGGCCGCCATTTCCGAGGACCCGCCCCCCTTGGGCCCCGGCGCCCCCGCCGGCGACCGACTACTGGCCTTCTTCGACGCGATGACCGTCATGATGGCCGACAATGTCGAGCTGATGGCCGCCTACACCGGCGCTTCCATGCCCCCGCACCCCCGCACCGCCGAATTCCACGGCACCTGGGACCGCCACATCACCACCCTGCTCCACGAGGCTCGCCCCGACCTCGACGCCGAAGCCGCCGGTCGATTGCTGTTCAGCGCAGTGGGTTCCGACGTGGCTCGCGCCATGGCCCGCGCGGGCGAAACCGACCGCCTCCGCAGCGCCATCCGCACCCTCGTGGAATCCGTACTCCGCCAACCGGATTAA
- the efp gene encoding elongation factor P, with the protein MADTSDFKNGLVLKIDNNLQQIVEFQHVKPGKGPAFVRTKLKNVVSGKVVDKTFNAGVKVETATVDRRDMTYLYHDGSDFIFMDGETYDQIHLQEGTLGKNAGFLLENMQVQIAMHEGEALFVELPVAIDVVVTHTEPGLQGDRSSAGTKPATVETGAEIQVPLFINQGDKLRVDTRDGSYISRVNS; encoded by the coding sequence GTGGCGGATACCAGCGACTTCAAGAACGGCCTCGTGCTGAAGATCGACAACAATCTGCAGCAGATTGTCGAGTTCCAGCACGTCAAGCCGGGTAAGGGTCCCGCCTTCGTGCGTACCAAGCTGAAGAACGTGGTCTCGGGCAAGGTGGTCGACAAGACCTTCAACGCCGGTGTGAAGGTGGAGACCGCGACGGTCGATCGTCGCGATATGACCTACCTGTACCACGACGGCTCGGACTTCATCTTCATGGATGGCGAGACGTACGACCAGATTCACCTGCAGGAGGGGACCCTCGGCAAGAACGCGGGCTTCCTGCTGGAGAACATGCAGGTGCAGATCGCCATGCACGAGGGTGAGGCGCTCTTCGTCGAGCTCCCCGTCGCCATCGACGTCGTGGTCACCCACACCGAGCCGGGTCTGCAGGGCGACCGCTCCAGCGCGGGCACCAAGCCCGCCACCGTGGAGACCGGCGCGGAAATCCAGGTGCCGCTGTTCATCAATCAGGGTGACAAGCTGCGCGTCGATACCCGTGACGGCTCCTACATCAGCCGCGTCAACTCCTGA